One genomic window of Pelmatolapia mariae isolate MD_Pm_ZW linkage group LG5, Pm_UMD_F_2, whole genome shotgun sequence includes the following:
- the setmar gene encoding histone-lysine N-methyltransferase SETMAR — protein sequence MNVTDAHGGDLSRGLEDVPVLFEGLAFHTFQYSPDNVQGPGSTVDPSEVTLPGCSCLSHSCCIDSCSCLQTHGQTYDSTGTLLNLNRTDSGFCSPVFECNALCTCSDDCSNRVVQRGLRFRLQVYKTQDRGWGVRTLEKISHGAFVCEYAGEVISFEEARRRQLAQRSEENNYIIAVREHAGTGSVTETFVDPAQVGNVGRFLNHSCMPNLVMVPVRVHSVIPRLALFAGRDIEAQEELTFDYSGGYSNQRPAELLPMQSDGAAQARWTDGLQKKVCRCGSNNCTQFLPLDLSILS from the exons ATGAATGTGACTGACGCGCACGGCGGTGATCTGAGTCGAGGTCTGGAGGATGTTCCCGTTTTATTTGAAGGACTGGCATTTCATACTTTTCAG TACTCTCCAGATAACGTTCAGGGGCCAGGATCCACTGTAGACCCCAGTGAAGTTACCCTTCCTGGATGCTCCTGCCTTTCCCACTCGTGCTGCATTGACAGCTGTTCCTGCCTGCAGACCCATGGCCAGACGTATGACAGCACAGGCACGTTGCTCAACCTCAACAGAACAGACTCTGGTTTCTGCTCACCTGTATTTGAGTGTAATGCCCTTTGCACCTGCAGTGACGATTGCTCTAACCGGGTGGTGCAGAGAGGGCTGCGGTTTAGGTTGCAAGTGTACAAAACCCAGGACAGGGGCTGGGGAGTCCGGACACTAGAGAAAATCTCACACGGGGCATTTGTATGTGAGTATGCAGGGGAGGTGATCAGTTTTGAGGAGGCCAGGCGTCGACAGCTTGCCCAGAGGTCTGAAGAAAATAATTACATTATCGCTGTAAGGGAGCACGCGGGCACGGGCTCCGTCACTGAGACGTTTGTGGACCCAGCCCAGGTGGGAAACGTGGGTCGCTTTCTCAACCACTCCTGCATGCCTAATCTGGTCATGGTGCCAGTGCGTGTGCACTCTGTAATTCCCAGATTGGCGCTGTTTGCTGGACGGGACATTGAAGCTCAGGAGGAGCTGACATTCGACTACTCAGGAGGATACAGTAACCAGCGTCCTGCAGAGCTGCTGCCCATGCAAAGCGATGGCGCCGCACAGGCCAGGTGGACAGATGGACTCCAGAAGAAAGTGTGTCGCTGTGGTTCCAACAACTGCACACAATTCCTTCCTCTGGATTTATCCATTCTCAGCTGA